From Methylomonas sp. EFPC3, a single genomic window includes:
- a CDS encoding VPLPA-CTERM sorting domain-containing protein has translation MKNLNKALLATALLASSAGANAAIWASSNTGANEAFLSVYDKTQKTTFTLDLGVTYNDFFNNKDNAAYSLSFDLNALTAGSPNAKWSTFAANMDAANTSWGVMTTNAAKMFVTGEKSIAKFATLNAASSVATVIRGHVSQINTGALADNAGVANANQASTNLSSIVVDSDTAGTGQHNQNLPFATIFGQVSAADADINGSEGAFWFYNQQNGNSQTLQSWHMNLAAGKLTYAAPVPLPAAVWMFGAGLMGVLRSTRRKYAA, from the coding sequence ATGAAAAATCTGAACAAAGCGTTATTAGCTACAGCTCTTTTGGCATCTTCAGCGGGTGCGAATGCGGCGATTTGGGCGTCGTCAAACACCGGTGCAAATGAAGCGTTTTTGTCTGTTTACGACAAAACTCAAAAAACCACGTTTACGCTGGATTTGGGTGTAACTTACAACGACTTCTTCAACAACAAGGATAATGCTGCTTATTCATTGTCTTTTGATTTGAACGCTCTGACTGCTGGTTCTCCAAATGCAAAATGGAGCACTTTCGCTGCCAATATGGATGCCGCCAATACTTCTTGGGGTGTAATGACCACTAACGCTGCAAAGATGTTTGTTACCGGCGAAAAATCTATTGCGAAATTTGCCACTTTGAACGCAGCTAGCAGTGTTGCAACTGTGATCAGAGGTCATGTTAGTCAAATCAACACTGGCGCATTAGCCGACAACGCTGGCGTTGCCAACGCTAACCAAGCGTCGACCAACCTTAGCTCTATCGTAGTCGATTCGGATACAGCCGGTACCGGTCAACATAACCAAAACCTGCCGTTCGCTACTATTTTTGGCCAAGTATCAGCAGCTGATGCGGATATCAATGGTTCAGAAGGCGCATTCTGGTTCTACAACCAACAAAACGGCAACAGCCAAACCTTGCAAAGCTGGCATATGAATTTGGCTGCAGGGAAATTGACTTACGCTGCTCCAGTACCTCTGCCTGCTGCGGTTTGGATGTTTGGCGCCGGTTTGATGGGCGTTTTGCGTTCTACTCGCCGTAAATACGCTGCATAA